In Anomaloglossus baeobatrachus isolate aAnoBae1 unplaced genomic scaffold, aAnoBae1.hap1 Scaffold_2647, whole genome shotgun sequence, the following proteins share a genomic window:
- the LOC142264310 gene encoding uncharacterized protein LOC142264310: MQNAADTMEKGEMDVRGDERSRDLSTDDGTRSSTQNAKESESNKEAKPYSCAECGKCFANKSNLIKHERIHTGEKPYSCSECEKCFTWKSDLVKHERIHTGEKLYSCSECEKCFACKSNLIRHERIHTGMKPYSCAECEKCFACKSNLIKHERIHAGEKLYSCSECEKCFARKSHLIRHERIHTGMKPYSCSECEKCFADKSSLITHESIHTGVKPYSCSECEKCFADKSSLITHESIHTGVKPYSCSECEKCFACKSDLVKHERIHTGEKPYSCSECEKCFACKSDLVKHERIHTGVKPYSCSECGKCFARKAHIIRHERIHTGEKPYSCSECGNYFARKSDLVKHQRIHIGEKPYSCSECGNYFARKSHLIRHERIHTGMKPYSCAECEKCFADKSSLIIHESIHTGVKPYSCLFCSEIKAYYTGVKP; the protein is encoded by the coding sequence ATGACGGTACCAGGAGTTCCACACAGAATGCTAAGGAAAGTGAAAGTAACAAAGAagcgaagccatattcatgtgcagaatgtgggaaatgttttgctaacaaatcaaatctcattaaacatgagagaattcacacaggagagaagccatattcatgttcagaatgtgagaaatgttttacttggaaatcagatcttgttaaacatgagagaattcacacaggagagaagctatattcatgttcagaatgtgagaaatgttttgcttgcaaatcaaatcttattagacatgagagaattcacacaggaatgaagccatattcatgtgcagaatgtgagaaatgttttgcttgcaaatcaaatctcattaaacatgagagaattcacgcaGGAGAAaagctatattcatgttcagaatgtgagaaatgttttgctcggaaatcacatcttattagacatgagagaattcacacaggaatgaagccatattcatgttcagaatgtgagaaatgttttgctgacaaatcaagtctcattacacatgagagcattcacacaggcgtgaagccatattcatgttcagaatgtgagaaatgttttgctgacaaatcaagtctcattacacatgagagcattcacacaggcgtgaagccatattcatgttcagaatgtgagaaatgttttgcttgcaaatcagatcttgttaaacatgagagaattcacacaggagagaagccatattcatgttcagaatgtgagaaatgttttgcttgcaaatcagatcttgttaaacatgagagaattcacacaggagtgaagccatattcatgttcagaatgtgggaaatgttttgctcggaaagCACATattattagacatgagagaattcacacaggagagaagccatattcatgttcagaatgtggaaattaTTTtgctcggaaatcagatcttgttaaacatcagagaattcacataggagagaagccatattcatgttcagaatgtggaaattattttgctcggaaatcacatcttattagacatgagagaattcacacaggaatgaagccatattcatgtgcagaatgtgagaaatgttttgctgacaAATCAAGTCTCATTATACATGAGAGCATTCACACAggcgtgaagccatattcatgtttgttTTGCTCGGAAATCAAGGCTTattacacaggagtgaagccatag